From a single Lewinella sp. LCG006 genomic region:
- a CDS encoding gliding motility-associated C-terminal domain-containing protein, with product MQSLKLFRLYHQSLFSLLVGMLFCTGFLNPAFAEEIAPPPLVGPFGCTGFQVTYETGVGNFGNINLMGNIDQVGSVGAGTNATGYNSQDGFLYAFRGSDSNLLRLHDDGTIDDLGNLGIPNTSNLVTGGFDESGNYYVKTGADVDVYIVDVNTLTFVTVTPTGLFFAKDWAYHAADGNFYGVHGTDLYTYDPGANSVSIQPLTGIQAGENSVFGATFYAADEHIYVMANNSGNIYRVNVNTLEASYVISIPGLTGTDGASCASASPPFPVVCAHEDEVCVPFAGEAVVDILDNDDAINTSLDFFSFSLLDPPSFGTVSFDDFTGELTYTPNGTAQADQLTYEICGTSTDPVVCDYAVVNLVPGPQITFPAFGPYCEGNPPSSLPSTSPQGISGSWSPGSIDTSTPGTETYTFTPDPDECGYEVSIDVTVDPLEVPTFTLDDTYCEGDAAQSLPGVSDNGISGSWSPAVIDNINSGSYTFTPNPGQCADIFVLDVTIFPGDPSSFSLTDNYCEGETTDVLPSSDDNGVSGSWSPSFIDNQNDGSYTFTPDPGQCASEFILDVTIQPADASSFNINDTYCQGETTDLLPDFDDNGVAGTWFPAIIDNQNSGSYTFTPNDGQCASEFILDVTIQAANASSFNINDTYCQGETTDPLPDFDDNGVAGTWFPAIIDNQNSGSYTFTPNDGQCASEFILDVTIQPADASSFNINDTYCQGETTDPLPDFDDNGVAGTWFPAIIDNQNSGSYTFTPNDGQCASEFILDVTIQPANASSFNINDTYCQGETTEPLPDFDDNGVAGTWFPAIIDNQNSGSYTFTPNDGQCASEFILDVSIQPANASSFNINDTYCQGETTDLLPDFDDNGVAGTWFPAIIDNQNSGSYTFTPDPGQCASEFILDVTIQPANQPTFNLTTLYCQGATTDPLPTTSDNGISGTWSPVTIDNQNSGSYVFTPDGGQCASAFTLDVTIQPANQPTFNLTNLYCQGATTDPLPTTSDNGISGTWSPVTIDNQNSGSYVFTPDGGQCASAFTLDVTIQPANTPTFNLTNLYCQGATTDLLPTSSDNGISGTWSPATIDNQNSATYTFTPDGGQCASAFTLEVTIQPANLPSFNITNLYCQGENTDPLPTSSDNGISGTWSPVTIDNQNSATYTFTPDNGQCASIFTLDVTIANTPSATPTSLRVCSASVNGLFNLRDADSAVSGGEPGVINWYSDSNANTPIADPQNYSSFGGDVFAQIAIGSCLSEIVAVALIVDLEPQATLALTSPLACFGDTDASLVLEIVGEPLNIDWSEDSLDGQQEAFNLGSGTYSVTVTDENTCSTTTSIIIPTPEMLLLDCSATTNPTSVGGNDGQANLLFEGGTAGYTINWAGPVNGSTTLPTEGSFLLDNLSAGVYAITLTDNNGCMAVCSFTLNDPSCDLALELANNDPTCSGSSDGTILLTINSSQTISSIDWNVDAWDGQTYLSGLPAGNYQVTVTDALGCTEMASLVLNNPTALVLNCQVDQHPDQVMASNGSINIVIVSGPGGPYTISYDNGMGSNGSIAGTVGNNLITNLPEGAFQIVVSNGQCTANCAVVLVAGSCTIMIAAEVRDETCTGSQNGSVTLLPTGQAPHLYQWADGNDQATRDGLLPGNYPVTVTDANGCVGNTTVTVAPGAALPTLVVGDFAVDICPESCALIPLAFNGQADFTLNYRLGFANMAQAQQDLFNGDTELEICPSDTAIPPGSFTIILDSLQDANCTSILNDTLTLNYLAPVTEILTATLCPGDSLVINGVVFNAAAPSGEVLFVGGSSAGCDSLVQVALNYYPPALSSIDTTLCAGESLLVGNEVFDAMRPSGTVILPGAAATGCDSTITVSVQFFPALTATLSGDAVLCASESTSLQITTNGNFAFDYIVSENGSPSLAGSAMGTSANVLVSPTITSSYQLESINSNGACPVEIIPSSVTVTVSNPAVSLGINSEFNGFAVSCSNATDGSISAVVTDGTAPFSYSWSNGGNGPELENLGVGNYTLSLTDAAGCMIQQSIALTAPEPIFAEITSIPGACNDENSGQLQIDLISGGAAPYEYSLDGEFFSSLNTTPLAIDGLAAGNYTLYLQDANDCLTEQTTVLPASTTLVLDLGDDQELLLGDSFLLDPFTNFVPASWDWSTTMYLSSPDSFVTYTQPSESIRYFLTMTDSNGCSVQDEIFLRVRRDIDVFVPNVFSPNNDGSNDLLRIFAGSAINSIRQFQIFDRWGNQLYVDGPFSPNDPQYGWNGKFRGEEMNPGVYVYFATVELVDGSLVQIEGDVVLLR from the coding sequence ATGCAGAGCTTAAAGTTGTTTCGCCTTTACCACCAAAGTCTCTTTTCACTCCTGGTCGGAATGTTATTCTGTACCGGTTTTTTGAATCCTGCTTTTGCGGAAGAAATAGCTCCTCCCCCACTGGTAGGGCCATTTGGTTGCACGGGTTTTCAAGTAACTTACGAAACAGGTGTAGGGAATTTTGGCAACATTAACCTCATGGGTAATATTGACCAAGTGGGATCAGTAGGCGCGGGAACGAACGCTACGGGATACAATTCGCAGGATGGCTTTCTGTACGCTTTCAGAGGCAGTGACAGCAACCTGCTTCGCCTCCATGATGATGGTACGATAGATGACCTGGGCAACCTGGGGATACCGAATACAAGCAACCTGGTGACGGGTGGCTTTGACGAAAGTGGCAACTACTACGTAAAAACGGGTGCTGATGTAGATGTGTACATCGTAGATGTGAATACCCTGACTTTTGTGACGGTGACGCCCACGGGCCTGTTTTTTGCGAAAGATTGGGCCTACCACGCCGCGGATGGTAATTTTTATGGTGTCCATGGTACGGACTTGTACACGTACGACCCAGGGGCGAATTCCGTGAGTATACAACCATTGACCGGCATCCAAGCTGGCGAAAATTCCGTTTTTGGTGCTACCTTTTATGCCGCCGATGAGCATATTTATGTGATGGCCAATAACTCTGGTAACATTTACCGCGTAAATGTAAATACCCTGGAAGCTTCGTACGTGATTTCGATACCTGGCCTCACGGGTACGGACGGTGCTTCTTGTGCCAGTGCTTCCCCCCCGTTTCCGGTGGTGTGTGCCCATGAGGATGAGGTGTGTGTTCCTTTTGCAGGAGAAGCCGTGGTGGATATTTTGGACAATGATGATGCGATCAATACCAGTCTGGATTTCTTTTCTTTTAGCTTGCTGGATCCTCCTTCTTTTGGGACGGTCTCCTTTGATGATTTTACAGGGGAGTTGACTTATACGCCCAACGGAACGGCCCAAGCGGATCAATTGACTTATGAAATTTGTGGGACGAGTACCGATCCGGTGGTGTGTGATTATGCAGTGGTGAACCTGGTACCGGGTCCGCAAATTACCTTCCCGGCCTTTGGTCCTTATTGCGAGGGCAATCCGCCGAGTAGTCTGCCAAGTACCTCGCCGCAGGGGATTAGTGGAAGCTGGTCGCCAGGGAGTATTGATACCAGTACACCGGGTACGGAAACGTATACCTTCACGCCAGACCCCGACGAATGTGGATACGAAGTGAGCATTGACGTGACGGTAGATCCGCTGGAAGTGCCAACATTCACCCTAGACGATACCTACTGCGAGGGCGACGCGGCCCAAAGCCTGCCGGGCGTATCGGACAATGGAATAAGTGGAAGCTGGTCGCCAGCGGTCATTGACAATATAAATTCGGGATCTTATACTTTTACGCCAAACCCAGGGCAATGTGCCGATATCTTCGTGTTGGATGTGACTATTTTTCCGGGTGATCCCAGTAGTTTTTCCCTTACGGATAACTATTGTGAAGGAGAAACAACGGATGTGCTCCCCAGCTCAGATGACAATGGTGTAAGCGGTAGTTGGTCGCCATCCTTCATTGATAATCAAAACGATGGGTCCTATACTTTCACGCCAGACCCTGGACAATGTGCCAGCGAGTTTATCCTGGATGTGACCATCCAACCGGCTGATGCGAGCAGTTTCAACATCAACGACACCTACTGCCAGGGAGAAACAACAGATCTACTGCCCGACTTTGATGACAATGGAGTGGCGGGGACCTGGTTTCCCGCAATTATTGACAACCAGAATTCGGGGTCCTATACTTTTACCCCAAACGACGGACAATGCGCCAGCGAGTTTATCCTGGATGTGACCATCCAAGCAGCCAACGCGAGCAGCTTCAACATCAACGACACCTACTGCCAAGGAGAAACAACGGACCCACTCCCAGACTTTGATGACAATGGAGTGGCAGGAACTTGGTTTCCCGCAATTATCGACAACCAGAATTCAGGGTCGTACACTTTTACCCCAAACGACGGACAATGCGCCAGCGAGTTCATCCTGGATGTGACCATCCAACCGGCTGATGCGAGCAGTTTCAACATCAACGACACCTACTGCCAGGGAGAAACGACCGATCCTCTACCCGACTTTGATGACAATGGAGTGGCAGGGACCTGGTTTCCCGCAATTATTGACAACCAGAATTCGGGGTCCTATACTTTTACCCCAAACGACGGACAATGCGCCAGCGAGTTCATCCTGGACGTAACCATCCAACCAGCCAATGCGAGCAGTTTCAACATCAACGACACCTATTGCCAGGGAGAAACGACGGAGCCACTCCCAGACTTTGATGACAACGGCGTAGCAGGAACTTGGTTTCCCGCAATTATTGACAACCAGAATTCGGGGTCCTATACTTTTACCCCAAACGACGGACAATGCGCCAGCGAGTTTATCCTGGATGTAAGCATACAACCGGCCAACGCGAGCAGTTTCAACATCAACGACACCTACTGCCAGGGAGAAACAACAGATCTACTGCCCGACTTTGATGACAACGGCGTAGCAGGGACCTGGTTTCCAGCTATTATTGACAACCAGAATTCGGGGTCCTATACTTTCACGCCAGACCCTGGACAGTGTGCCAGCGAGTTCATCCTGGACGTGACCATCCAACCAGCCAACCAACCAACCTTCAACCTTACAACCCTCTATTGCCAGGGAGCAACCACCGACCCACTGCCCACTACCAGCGACAATGGCATCTCCGGTACCTGGAGCCCTGTAACGATTGACAATCAAAACTCGGGATCTTACGTCTTCACACCCGACGGCGGGCAGTGCGCCAGCGCATTCACCCTCGACGTAACCATACAACCAGCTAACCAACCAACTTTCAACCTTACAAACCTCTACTGCCAGGGAGCAACCACCGATCCGCTGCCCACTACCAGCGACAATGGCATCTCCGGTACCTGGAGCCCTGTAACGATTGACAATCAAAACTCGGGATCTTACGTCTTCACACCTGACGGCGGGCAGTGCGCCAGCGCATTCACCCTCGACGTAACCATACAACCAGCCAACACACCAACTTTCAACCTTACAAACCTCTACTGCCAGGGAGCAACCACAGATCTACTGCCCACTAGCAGCGACAATGGCATCTCCGGTACCTGGAGCCCCGCAACCATTGACAACCAAAACTCCGCAACCTATACCTTCACACCTGATGGCGGACAATGTGCCAGCGCATTCACCCTGGAAGTAACCATCCAACCAGCCAACCTACCAAGCTTCAACATTACAAACCTCTACTGCCAGGGAGAAAACACCGACCCACTGCCCACTAGCAGCGACAACGGCATCTCCGGTACCTGGAGCCCTGTAACGATTGACAACCAAAACTCCGCAACCTACACTTTCACGCCCGACAATGGGCAATGTGCCAGTATCTTCACCCTGGATGTCACCATAGCAAATACCCCCAGTGCTACGCCTACCAGCCTACGGGTATGTAGTGCTTCTGTAAATGGTCTTTTTAATTTACGAGATGCGGACAGTGCCGTCTCCGGAGGTGAGCCGGGCGTGATCAATTGGTACAGCGATAGCAATGCCAACACTCCAATTGCTGACCCTCAAAATTATTCCTCATTTGGAGGTGACGTTTTTGCACAGATTGCCATAGGCAGCTGCCTGTCGGAGATCGTGGCGGTAGCACTGATCGTCGATCTTGAGCCACAAGCGACGCTGGCGCTTACTAGCCCTCTTGCTTGTTTCGGGGATACCGACGCCAGTTTGGTGCTGGAAATAGTTGGTGAACCCTTGAATATTGACTGGTCAGAAGATAGTTTGGATGGCCAGCAGGAGGCCTTCAATTTAGGTAGTGGTACCTATAGTGTAACCGTTACGGATGAGAATACGTGTAGTACAACGACCAGTATCATCATTCCAACGCCAGAAATGCTGCTCCTGGATTGTTCCGCTACTACGAATCCTACTTCCGTAGGAGGAAACGATGGCCAGGCCAACCTGCTTTTCGAAGGAGGAACGGCCGGGTATACCATCAACTGGGCCGGTCCAGTGAACGGATCAACTACCTTGCCTACGGAGGGAAGTTTTCTCTTGGACAACCTTTCTGCGGGTGTTTATGCAATAACACTGACAGACAACAACGGCTGTATGGCGGTTTGTAGCTTTACACTCAACGATCCCAGTTGTGACCTTGCCCTCGAATTGGCAAACAATGATCCTACCTGTAGCGGCTCCTCCGACGGCACCATTCTGTTGACCATCAACAGCTCGCAAACCATCAGCTCCATTGATTGGAATGTCGATGCATGGGATGGCCAAACCTACTTAAGTGGTCTGCCAGCCGGCAACTATCAGGTGACGGTGACCGATGCGCTGGGCTGTACGGAAATGGCTAGTCTAGTCCTCAACAACCCAACAGCCTTGGTGTTGAACTGTCAAGTGGATCAACATCCAGACCAAGTGATGGCCAGCAATGGTAGTATCAATATTGTCATCGTAAGTGGACCCGGCGGGCCATATACCATCAGCTACGATAATGGTATGGGTAGCAATGGCAGTATTGCTGGAACAGTTGGTAATAATTTGATTACGAATTTGCCAGAAGGTGCCTTCCAAATTGTGGTGAGTAATGGTCAGTGTACCGCAAACTGCGCCGTGGTGCTGGTAGCGGGAAGTTGTACAATTATGATCGCCGCAGAGGTAAGGGACGAAACCTGCACAGGGTCACAAAACGGTAGTGTTACGCTTTTGCCCACAGGGCAGGCACCCCATCTTTATCAATGGGCTGATGGCAATGACCAAGCCACCCGTGATGGACTCCTCCCCGGCAATTATCCGGTAACGGTGACCGATGCCAACGGCTGCGTAGGGAATACGACCGTCACCGTTGCGCCCGGAGCTGCCCTTCCGACCTTGGTGGTGGGAGATTTCGCCGTGGATATTTGTCCGGAAAGTTGTGCGCTGATTCCGCTTGCCTTTAATGGTCAAGCTGATTTCACTTTGAATTACCGACTCGGCTTTGCCAATATGGCACAAGCACAACAAGACCTCTTCAATGGAGATACTGAGCTCGAGATTTGTCCTTCGGACACAGCTATCCCCCCAGGTAGTTTTACCATCATTCTGGACAGTCTGCAAGATGCCAATTGCACCAGTATCCTCAACGATACCTTAACCTTAAACTACCTTGCACCCGTAACGGAAATACTTACGGCCACCCTTTGTCCGGGTGACAGCCTGGTCATCAACGGTGTGGTATTCAATGCCGCCGCCCCGAGTGGTGAGGTGCTATTTGTGGGTGGCAGCAGCGCGGGGTGCGATTCGCTGGTGCAGGTCGCTTTGAATTATTATCCTCCCGCCCTTAGCAGTATCGACACTACTTTATGTGCCGGAGAAAGCCTTTTGGTGGGGAACGAAGTTTTTGATGCCATGCGCCCTAGTGGGACGGTTATCCTGCCGGGAGCGGCGGCCACCGGCTGTGATTCTACCATTACGGTTAGTGTGCAGTTTTTCCCTGCCTTGACCGCCACGCTTAGTGGTGATGCCGTTTTGTGTGCTAGCGAAAGCACCAGTCTGCAAATCACTACCAACGGTAATTTTGCGTTCGATTACATCGTCTCTGAAAATGGCAGCCCGAGCCTAGCAGGAAGTGCAATGGGTACTTCTGCGAACGTCTTGGTTTCCCCAACAATTACCAGCAGCTACCAACTGGAAAGTATAAACAGCAATGGAGCTTGTCCAGTAGAAATCATTCCCAGCTCCGTGACCGTAACCGTAAGCAACCCAGCAGTTTCGTTGGGTATTAACAGTGAATTCAATGGTTTCGCTGTCAGCTGCTCGAATGCGACAGACGGAAGCATCAGTGCCGTGGTTACCGATGGTACCGCCCCTTTCAGCTACAGCTGGAGCAATGGTGGCAATGGACCTGAGCTGGAAAACCTGGGGGTCGGTAATTACACCCTCAGTCTGACGGATGCCGCTGGATGTATGATCCAGCAGAGCATTGCACTGACGGCACCCGAGCCTATATTTGCAGAGATCACCAGTATTCCCGGCGCTTGCAATGACGAGAACAGTGGCCAACTCCAGATTGACCTCATCAGTGGAGGTGCAGCTCCTTACGAATACAGTTTAGACGGAGAGTTTTTCTCTTCCCTCAATACGACTCCCTTGGCAATTGACGGATTGGCGGCGGGCAATTACACGCTTTATTTGCAAGATGCCAATGATTGCCTTACGGAACAGACTACCGTTTTACCAGCTTCCACAACGCTGGTACTAGACTTGGGGGATGACCAGGAACTCCTACTAGGCGACAGCTTCCTCCTTGATCCTTTCACGAATTTTGTGCCGGCCAGCTGGGATTGGAGTACCACCATGTACCTCAGTTCACCCGACTCCTTTGTGACTTATACCCAACCCTCCGAAAGCATTCGTTACTTTCTAACGATGACGGATAGCAACGGCTGTAGTGTACAAGATGAGATTTTCCTGCGCGTCAGGAGAGACATTGATGTTTTTGTACCCAATGTCTTTTCGCCAAACAACGATGGTAGCAATGACTTGCTGCGCATTTTTGCGGGCAGTGCGATCAACAGTATCCGGCAATTTCAAATTTTTGACCGTTGGGGCAACCAACTTTATGTGGATGGGCCTTTTTCACCAAACGACCCACAGTACGGTTGGAATGGTAAATTCCGTGGCGAGGAGATGAACCCCGGCGTTTACGTCTATTTCGCGACCGTGGAACTTGTGGATGGCAGTTTGGTGCAAATAGAGGGAGATGTGGTGTTGTTGCGGTAA
- a CDS encoding mechanosensitive ion channel family protein: MEEQVLEHASYYGLSLGIIIGTIILAALVARFFRSLIKRSTDEMKNDPTNYLFLRHLIVGLIYMVGIGVAIYTVPELRGLASSMLAGAGILAVAVGFASQHALSNVISGLFIVIFKPFRVNDRITVRDMGGVIEDITLRHTVIRNFENRRIIIPNALISDEILVNADFGDEKICKWIEVSISYESNIDLAKQIMREETMAHPLLIDNRSEEQIQAGEPQVMVRVLALQDSGILLRAWAWTEGQADSFVLGCDLYESIKKRFDREGIEIPYPHRTVVQKIKS; this comes from the coding sequence ATGGAAGAACAAGTGTTGGAGCATGCCAGTTATTATGGTTTGTCATTAGGAATTATTATTGGAACAATTATTCTAGCGGCTTTGGTCGCCCGTTTCTTTCGTAGTCTCATCAAGCGCTCGACCGATGAGATGAAGAATGACCCGACCAATTATCTCTTTCTTAGGCACCTCATTGTCGGGCTTATTTACATGGTAGGTATTGGTGTTGCTATTTATACGGTACCAGAACTACGTGGCCTGGCCAGCTCCATGCTAGCAGGGGCGGGTATATTGGCTGTGGCGGTGGGTTTCGCCTCACAGCACGCACTGAGCAATGTGATCAGTGGGTTATTTATAGTTATTTTTAAACCCTTTCGGGTAAACGATCGCATCACCGTTAGGGATATGGGCGGGGTAATTGAAGACATTACCCTGCGGCATACGGTTATCAGAAATTTCGAAAATCGTCGAATTATCATCCCTAATGCCTTGATCAGTGATGAAATCTTGGTGAATGCTGATTTTGGCGACGAGAAAATCTGTAAGTGGATAGAGGTAAGTATCAGCTACGAAAGTAATATCGACCTGGCCAAGCAGATCATGAGGGAGGAAACCATGGCTCACCCACTTTTAATTGATAACCGCAGTGAAGAACAAATCCAAGCGGGCGAACCCCAAGTGATGGTCAGGGTGTTGGCTTTGCAAGATTCAGGAATACTGCTGCGGGCTTGGGCCTGGACGGAAGGCCAAGCGGATTCCTTTGTCCTGGGTTGTGATCTTTACGAAAGTATCAAAAAGCGTTTCGATCGGGAAGGCATTGAAATTCCTTATCCCCACCGAACGGTGGTACAGAAAATCAAGTCGTAG
- the corA gene encoding magnesium/cobalt transporter CorA — MKPSKQNKQARRENKRKKLGQHPGAIVFTGERKVEQVKIHYLEFNETTFKEQEVDNRSIITFHAPVPEYIQWYDVRGMHDTVLIEEFGKVFNIHPLALEDIADTTQRPKLDEFPAGMLISLRALHFDQENRKMSYEQVAIYLGDAFLISFQESETDLFADIRQRIREEKGRVRKKGADYLAYALMDVVTDRYYLVIDEVEIAIEQIEAAILQDADRELKGQIHDLKQEMLLARRSIAPLREVVGGFDRLSNNLVTEDTLVYLRDLRDHVVQVTDLVETYRDMLNSLHDLYLSELSFKMNNVMQVLTIISTIFIPLGFFTGLYGMNFEYIPELTWHNGYFYLLSIMGVMVLGMLWYFQRKKWF; from the coding sequence GTGAAACCTAGCAAGCAAAATAAGCAGGCCCGCCGCGAAAACAAACGCAAAAAACTGGGGCAACACCCCGGCGCCATTGTCTTTACCGGAGAGCGGAAAGTGGAACAAGTGAAAATTCACTACCTGGAGTTCAATGAAACGACCTTCAAAGAGCAAGAGGTAGATAATCGTTCCATTATCACCTTTCATGCGCCCGTTCCTGAATATATCCAATGGTACGACGTCAGAGGAATGCATGATACCGTGCTGATCGAAGAGTTTGGTAAGGTTTTCAATATCCACCCACTTGCTCTCGAAGACATTGCCGATACCACCCAGCGGCCAAAATTGGACGAATTTCCTGCGGGCATGCTGATTTCTCTCCGGGCGCTGCATTTTGATCAGGAGAACCGGAAAATGAGCTACGAACAAGTGGCGATCTACTTGGGCGACGCTTTCTTGATCAGCTTTCAGGAGTCGGAGACCGATTTATTCGCAGACATTCGCCAACGTATCCGCGAAGAAAAAGGAAGGGTACGAAAGAAAGGTGCCGACTATTTGGCCTATGCTTTGATGGATGTGGTGACCGACCGCTACTATCTGGTGATTGACGAAGTGGAAATCGCCATTGAGCAAATTGAAGCCGCCATTCTTCAGGATGCTGATCGTGAGTTGAAGGGCCAAATTCATGATCTTAAACAGGAAATGTTACTGGCACGACGCTCTATTGCCCCTCTCCGTGAAGTCGTTGGAGGCTTCGACCGATTGTCCAATAACCTGGTGACGGAAGATACCCTGGTTTACTTACGCGACCTGCGCGACCACGTTGTTCAGGTCACCGACCTCGTAGAGACCTACCGCGATATGCTCAACAGTTTGCATGACTTGTACCTCTCGGAGTTGAGCTTCAAGATGAACAATGTCATGCAAGTCCTCACCATTATTTCTACCATCTTCATTCCCTTGGGCTTTTTTACGGGCCTCTACGGGATGAATTTTGAGTACATCCCAGAGCTGACTTGGCACAACGGTTATTTCTACCTGCTCAGCATTATGGGGGTCATGGTACTTGGAATGCTTTGGTATTTCCAGCGGAAGAAGTGGTTTTGA